The window ATTCCGTTGTGATGAGGAAAGATGCACGTTTGTCTTTAGTTTTCATCACATTTTAATCGATGGCTGGAGTTTGTTCAGTTTTATTCAGGAATCCTTTGCGCTTTATCGCTCTCTTGTGGACGAACGAGAGATCAGTCTTTCTACAGTCCGTCCATATAAAGATTTTATCGAATGGCTGCAAAAGCAGGATCAAGAGAAGGC is drawn from Desertibacillus haloalkaliphilus and contains these coding sequences:
- a CDS encoding condensation domain-containing protein, whose protein sequence is FRCDEERCTFVFSFHHILIDGWSLFSFIQESFALYRSLVDEREISLSTVRPYKDFIEWLQKQDQEKAQEFWQRYMSGVEEATPLPGDGEEHALDQEVSMAQSSVKLTPEMQQKLEKMT